Proteins encoded within one genomic window of Propionispora vibrioides:
- a CDS encoding STAS domain-containing protein: protein MNSESGVLLLDRQIEVQQERILVELKGCMYEDHAALLGQELSNYVSRGYNTYIIDMSSLDYIDSSGIGVLMAINKLSQRSGGSVTLQGLKGTVRELFEITHLNKVFKLQQVSC, encoded by the coding sequence ATGAATAGTGAAAGCGGGGTATTGCTGTTGGACAGGCAGATTGAAGTGCAGCAAGAGCGGATTCTGGTGGAACTGAAAGGTTGTATGTATGAGGATCATGCTGCCCTGTTGGGACAGGAGCTGTCCAATTATGTCAGCCGCGGTTACAATACCTATATTATTGATATGAGCAGTCTGGATTATATTGACAGTTCAGGCATCGGCGTGCTGATGGCCATCAACAAGCTGTCGCAGCGTTCGGGCGGGAGTGTCACTTTGCAGGGCCTGAAGGGAACTGTACGGGAACTGTTTGAGATTACCCATCTGAACAAGGTGTTTAAGCTGCAGCAGGTTTCTTGCTAG
- a CDS encoding biotin transporter BioY, whose protein sequence is MNKNKLTDFIYAAMFAALISVLGFLSIPLPFSPVPVTGQSLGVMLAGSILTARQANLALLTFLLLGVAGVPVFAGGTAGVGILLGPRGGYLLGFWAAAILIAFMRRQNGKLWHLAAANIAGGIGLVYILGVCWLSTVTGMPLAKAITVGALPYIPGDLFKVIIATLVGSAVARHLPGAKATS, encoded by the coding sequence ATGAATAAAAACAAACTAACCGATTTTATTTATGCGGCTATGTTCGCCGCCTTGATTAGTGTATTAGGGTTCCTTTCCATTCCCCTGCCCTTTAGCCCGGTTCCTGTTACCGGCCAATCTCTGGGGGTTATGCTGGCCGGCAGCATATTGACAGCACGTCAGGCCAATCTGGCCCTGTTGACCTTTCTGCTGCTCGGCGTTGCCGGCGTACCCGTCTTTGCCGGCGGCACCGCAGGTGTCGGCATCTTGCTCGGTCCCCGCGGCGGATATCTGCTGGGTTTTTGGGCAGCAGCCATCCTGATTGCCTTCATGCGGCGCCAAAACGGTAAGCTGTGGCATCTGGCGGCCGCCAATATCGCCGGCGGAATCGGTCTTGTTTATATTCTGGGCGTATGCTGGCTAAGCACGGTTACCGGTATGCCTTTAGCCAAGGCCATAACCGTAGGTGCCCTGCCATACATCCCAGGCGATCTGTTCAAAGTAATTATCGCCACCCTGGTGGGTTCCGCCGTTGCCAGGCATTTACCCGGAGCTAAGGCAACATCATGA
- a CDS encoding thiolase family protein has protein sequence MNTVYLIGGCRTPIGKTGGRLKQFLPEKLAAAVLHNTLAAYHLSPAAINQVILGNAVGPGGNIARVSVLEAGWPYAIPALTVDAQCGSGLSAIHLACSQIRAGEADLILAGGLESTSLAPKRQFHPADPRFTGPDDFYEQAPFSPPTVGNPSVGEAAENLAEQLNISREAMDRWAWESHQKAARTQSKRLLADIIVPVNQKDQLIRDDECIRPSLTPRLLARMPAVFRPDGRITAGNTCLKHDGAAVILLASEQALRNYRLKPQAVLTAHATCGYDPNLFPLSPVAAIGKLLAASGLPLEAIDSVEINEAFAVKILACCQALDLPLEKVNRLGGALAYGHPYGASGAIILLHLVKALQQTEGRYGIAAIGAVGGLGTATLLERC, from the coding sequence ATGAATACCGTCTATCTCATTGGCGGCTGCCGAACTCCCATCGGCAAGACAGGCGGCAGACTAAAACAGTTTCTGCCGGAGAAACTGGCTGCTGCCGTATTACATAACACACTTGCTGCCTATCATTTATCACCGGCCGCCATCAACCAAGTTATTTTAGGAAACGCTGTAGGCCCTGGCGGCAATATCGCCAGGGTTTCTGTGCTGGAGGCCGGCTGGCCCTATGCCATCCCCGCCTTGACCGTAGATGCTCAGTGCGGCTCCGGCCTGAGTGCCATTCATTTGGCTTGCAGCCAAATCCGCGCCGGCGAGGCCGACCTGATTCTGGCCGGCGGCCTGGAAAGTACCAGCCTGGCTCCCAAAAGGCAGTTCCATCCTGCCGATCCGCGTTTCACAGGCCCTGATGACTTTTATGAACAGGCCCCCTTTTCACCACCTACGGTCGGCAATCCTTCCGTAGGAGAAGCGGCAGAAAATCTGGCGGAGCAACTGAACATTTCCCGGGAAGCTATGGATCGCTGGGCCTGGGAAAGCCATCAGAAGGCCGCCCGCACCCAGAGCAAAAGACTGCTAGCCGACATCATCGTTCCCGTCAACCAAAAAGACCAGCTCATCCGGGACGATGAATGCATTCGTCCGTCCTTAACCCCGCGCCTGCTTGCCAGAATGCCGGCGGTATTTCGACCGGACGGCCGTATTACCGCCGGCAATACCTGTCTAAAACATGACGGCGCCGCCGTCATCCTGTTAGCTTCCGAACAGGCGTTACGCAATTACCGGTTAAAGCCGCAGGCCGTCCTGACGGCTCATGCTACCTGCGGCTATGATCCCAACCTCTTTCCTTTATCCCCGGTGGCCGCTATAGGAAAGTTACTGGCCGCCAGCGGCCTGCCGCTGGAAGCCATTGATTCGGTGGAAATCAACGAAGCCTTTGCCGTCAAAATACTGGCCTGTTGCCAGGCACTTGACCTGCCCCTGGAAAAAGTAAACCGTCTGGGCGGCGCCTTGGCCTACGGCCATCCTTACGGGGCCTCGGGGGCTATTATCTTGCTGCATCTGGTAAAGGCACTGCAGCAAACCGAGGGGCGCTACGGCATTGCCGCCATCGGAGCGGTCGGCGGTCTGGGCACGGCCACCCTGCTGGAAAGGTGCTGA
- a CDS encoding class I adenylate-forming enzyme family protein has protein sequence MLIHRFLCSPLSFPDKPCLIWGSQHLTYRQLAEQTDEMARCLATQIKPKEVVLIKLARPLEQLLYFFAIIKAGGICLLADAATSDELCARLLHSQNIHLCIDSHYRLPATQAGSLPRILPQDCFLGALSSGTTGTPKIIWRSHASWVSAFAAQSRIFKLSGAATLYLAGSLVYTANLNACLHLLTEGGTVVFASSGMPRTWVQEITDCQISALFMVPANYKRLLHALNAPLTAITSLVTAGAKMDLATLERLLIYFPSAQICEYYGASELGHISYLLAEDILAHPTAVGKAFPGVTITIRADQTIWVKSPYLAPAYQPEASVGDLGELDENGFLYLWGRKNGLINTGGVKVIPEQVEQVLLTCPGIVQACVAGVSDALRGEKIYAWLVAPSLTTAQVLDFCHRQLLPHCHPQRIIFVPEMPLTTTGKIDRLRLKNM, from the coding sequence ATGCTAATTCATCGTTTTCTCTGCTCACCGCTTTCATTTCCCGATAAACCTTGTCTGATCTGGGGCAGCCAACACCTGACTTACCGGCAGTTGGCGGAACAGACCGACGAAATGGCCCGTTGTCTGGCAACGCAAATTAAGCCCAAAGAGGTCGTGCTAATCAAGCTGGCCCGCCCCCTGGAACAATTGCTTTATTTTTTTGCCATTATCAAGGCGGGAGGAATTTGTCTGCTGGCCGACGCCGCTACCAGTGATGAATTATGCGCCCGTTTACTACATTCTCAGAACATTCACCTTTGCATTGACAGCCACTACAGACTGCCAGCAACACAGGCCGGCAGCCTGCCCCGAATCCTGCCGCAGGACTGTTTCCTGGGTGCGCTCAGCTCCGGCACCACAGGCACCCCTAAGATCATTTGGCGCAGCCACGCAAGCTGGGTCAGTGCTTTCGCCGCCCAGAGCCGGATATTTAAATTAAGCGGTGCTGCCACACTCTACCTGGCCGGTTCGCTTGTCTATACGGCCAACCTGAACGCCTGCCTCCACCTGCTGACGGAAGGCGGCACCGTCGTCTTTGCTTCGTCAGGTATGCCGCGCACCTGGGTACAGGAAATCACCGATTGTCAAATCAGCGCTTTATTTATGGTGCCGGCCAATTACAAACGGCTGCTCCACGCGCTAAACGCTCCGCTGACAGCCATCACATCGTTGGTGACGGCAGGCGCCAAAATGGACCTAGCGACGTTAGAACGCCTGCTGATCTATTTTCCGTCAGCCCAAATCTGCGAATATTATGGCGCCAGTGAGCTTGGCCATATAAGCTATCTGCTGGCGGAAGATATCCTTGCCCATCCGACAGCAGTAGGCAAAGCGTTCCCCGGTGTAACCATTACCATCAGGGCAGATCAGACTATTTGGGTCAAAAGCCCCTATCTTGCTCCCGCTTATCAGCCGGAAGCCTCGGTCGGCGACCTGGGCGAATTGGATGAAAACGGCTTTCTCTATCTATGGGGGAGAAAAAACGGACTCATCAATACCGGCGGCGTCAAGGTCATCCCGGAGCAGGTGGAGCAGGTGCTGCTCACCTGTCCCGGCATTGTTCAGGCCTGTGTCGCCGGTGTTAGCGACGCCTTGCGGGGGGAAAAGATCTATGCCTGGCTGGTGGCGCCGTCACTGACGACAGCCCAGGTACTTGATTTTTGCCACAGGCAACTGCTGCCCCACTGCCACCCACAGCGGATTATCTTTGTCCCGGAAATGCCGCTGACGACAACCGGCAAAATCGACCGCCTGCGTTTAAAAAACATGTAG
- a CDS encoding ABC transporter permease has protein sequence MFWESVSIAFEGLKTNKLRSILTMLGIIIGVGAVIAMVSIGLGVQQKVQSSIASLGSNLLIVMPGANSPSGGVRLAAGSNITLTNQDAKAIAREISGVSYVAPTVSQQYQIVYGNQNWKTSVQGTTPEFLDIRNYTVAAGSFFNTSDDNSRARVAVLGNTVATNLFGNVSPVGKTIRIGSAPFRVIGVLATKGQSSMGQDQDDLILVPLTTAQDRMIGITYVNSISIQVENEKVIDKVQEDVTALLRTRHHLAAGVDDDFSVRNLAAIMATAQETTGMITLLLGIIASISLLVGGIGIMNIMLVSVTERTREIGIRKSLGATYRSILMQFLIEAIVISVAGGLVGIGLGVASAKIVSMVAGWNTVISVLAIAAAFGVSVMIGLFFGIYPARKAALLDPIDALRFE, from the coding sequence ATGTTCTGGGAAAGTGTTTCTATTGCCTTTGAAGGATTGAAGACCAATAAGCTCCGCTCCATTCTCACTATGCTGGGCATTATTATCGGTGTTGGCGCCGTAATCGCCATGGTTTCCATCGGCCTCGGCGTCCAGCAGAAGGTACAAAGTTCAATTGCCAGCCTGGGCAGCAATCTGCTCATTGTCATGCCGGGAGCTAACTCGCCGTCCGGCGGAGTGCGCCTGGCGGCCGGCTCGAATATCACGCTGACCAATCAGGACGCTAAAGCTATTGCCCGGGAAATCTCCGGGGTAAGTTATGTAGCTCCTACCGTAAGTCAACAGTATCAAATTGTTTACGGCAATCAAAACTGGAAAACCAGCGTACAGGGGACAACACCGGAGTTTTTGGACATACGTAACTATACGGTGGCGGCGGGCAGCTTTTTTAATACCAGCGACGACAATTCCCGGGCCCGGGTAGCTGTACTGGGCAACACGGTAGCTACCAATCTGTTTGGCAATGTCAGTCCGGTGGGCAAGACTATCCGTATCGGCAGCGCCCCGTTCCGGGTGATCGGGGTATTGGCGACCAAAGGGCAGTCGTCTATGGGGCAGGACCAGGATGATTTGATTCTGGTGCCGTTGACCACCGCTCAGGATCGTATGATCGGGATTACCTATGTAAACTCCATCAGTATTCAGGTGGAAAATGAGAAGGTTATTGATAAAGTGCAGGAAGATGTTACTGCATTGCTGCGGACCCGGCATCATCTGGCCGCCGGCGTAGACGATGATTTTTCGGTGCGCAATTTGGCGGCGATTATGGCTACGGCCCAGGAAACCACAGGGATGATTACCTTGCTGCTGGGCATTATTGCCTCCATATCGCTGCTGGTGGGCGGCATCGGCATCATGAACATCATGCTGGTGTCGGTTACCGAGCGTACCAGGGAGATCGGTATCCGCAAATCGCTGGGCGCTACCTATCGAAGCATCTTGATGCAGTTTTTGATTGAAGCCATCGTGATCAGTGTGGCCGGTGGATTGGTTGGGATCGGACTTGGGGTGGCCAGCGCCAAAATTGTGTCCATGGTTGCCGGCTGGAATACCGTTATTTCCGTCCTGGCCATTGCGGCCGCTTTTGGAGTTTCGGTGATGATCGGTCTGTTTTTCGGCATCTACCCGGCGCGCAAAGCCGCGCTGCTTGATCCCATTGATGCATTGCGGTTTGAGTAG
- a CDS encoding ABC transporter ATP-binding protein, whose amino-acid sequence MIDLTDVTKTYVMGDSTVYALAGVSLSIAEGEFAAITGPSGSGKSTLMNILGCLDRPTSGSYRLDGQEVAALSDDQLAWTRNKKIGFVFQNFNLLTKLSALQNVALPLVYAGVEKTQRLEKAAQALARVGLEERKHHLPTELSGGQRQRVAIARALINDPAIVIADEPTGNLDTKSSLEIMDIFCRLHEQGRTIIMVTHEPDIAAYAKRVIHVRDGNITRDECN is encoded by the coding sequence ATGATTGATTTAACGGATGTTACCAAAACCTATGTGATGGGTGATTCGACAGTGTACGCATTGGCAGGCGTTAGCTTATCGATTGCTGAAGGGGAGTTTGCCGCCATCACCGGCCCTTCGGGTTCGGGAAAATCGACTTTGATGAATATTCTTGGCTGCCTTGACCGCCCGACCAGTGGCTCCTACCGGCTGGATGGGCAGGAAGTGGCCGCTTTAAGTGACGACCAATTGGCCTGGACCCGCAATAAGAAAATAGGGTTTGTATTTCAGAATTTTAACTTGCTGACCAAACTGTCGGCTTTGCAGAATGTAGCATTGCCGTTGGTATATGCCGGTGTCGAAAAGACGCAGCGCCTGGAAAAGGCGGCACAGGCCCTGGCTCGTGTGGGGCTGGAAGAACGTAAACATCATCTGCCGACTGAACTGTCCGGTGGACAGCGGCAGAGGGTTGCCATTGCCAGGGCGCTGATTAACGATCCGGCCATTGTTATTGCCGACGAACCGACAGGCAATTTGGATACCAAATCCAGCCTGGAGATTATGGATATTTTTTGCCGGTTACATGAGCAGGGCCGTACGATTATCATGGTAACCCATGAACCGGACATTGCCGCCTATGCCAAACGGGTGATCCATGTCCGGGATGGAAATATTACCAGAGATGAATGCAATTAG
- a CDS encoding efflux RND transporter periplasmic adaptor subunit, with amino-acid sequence MQISWKPLTKHKTWIVVVAVLAAAAAGGAVYYQKSSTPVVKESTTAVSRGDVQETVSATGTISAVNSVEISSRVTGLISEMKVQENDLVKAGQVLLVLDDTTLRAQLSQYQAQLQNYAAIYERGKKLASVGGLSTQELEAERTNYLVAQSTYNNYAAQLDYYVIKSPIDGVVVGKPTPAGQTVAQGISSPQVIMTVADMSKMQIKVLVDETDIGKIKVGQNVTFTVDAYTDTTFNGKVTSISKSATTSSNVVYYPVYVDVDQTQGLLYPTMTARVNIITGQSTNAMLVPLAAVKDNGGQKYVQVMVNGKVEDVPVQVGLSDDQHSEIISGLQEGAQVVIPAAKAAITKTQNQHQGPPL; translated from the coding sequence ATGCAAATAAGTTGGAAGCCCTTAACGAAACATAAAACATGGATTGTGGTTGTGGCCGTACTGGCTGCTGCGGCAGCCGGCGGCGCGGTTTACTATCAAAAGAGCAGTACGCCGGTGGTTAAAGAAAGCACGACGGCAGTGAGCCGTGGCGACGTACAAGAGACGGTTTCAGCTACTGGCACCATATCGGCGGTTAATTCGGTAGAGATTAGTTCACGGGTAACAGGGTTGATTTCTGAAATGAAGGTGCAGGAGAACGATCTGGTAAAAGCCGGTCAGGTATTGCTTGTCCTGGATGATACGACCTTGCGGGCGCAATTGTCGCAATACCAGGCACAACTGCAAAATTACGCAGCCATTTATGAACGCGGCAAAAAGCTGGCTTCCGTAGGTGGTTTATCCACTCAGGAGCTGGAGGCGGAGCGGACCAATTACTTAGTGGCCCAGTCAACCTACAACAATTACGCGGCGCAACTTGATTATTATGTAATCAAATCTCCCATTGACGGCGTGGTTGTCGGTAAACCGACCCCGGCCGGCCAAACTGTGGCCCAGGGTATTTCCAGTCCGCAGGTCATCATGACTGTAGCGGATATGTCTAAAATGCAAATCAAAGTGCTGGTCGATGAAACGGATATTGGCAAGATCAAGGTGGGGCAGAATGTGACGTTTACAGTCGATGCCTATACCGATACGACCTTTAACGGCAAAGTGACCAGTATTTCCAAAAGTGCGACCACTTCGTCCAATGTCGTTTACTATCCTGTCTATGTGGATGTAGATCAGACCCAGGGGCTGCTATATCCGACGATGACTGCCAGAGTAAATATTATTACCGGTCAAAGCACCAATGCCATGCTTGTGCCGCTGGCGGCGGTGAAGGATAATGGCGGGCAAAAATATGTACAGGTCATGGTCAATGGCAAAGTGGAAGATGTGCCGGTACAAGTTGGTTTAAGCGATGATCAGCATAGCGAAATTATAAGCGGACTCCAGGAAGGGGCCCAAGTGGTTATACCTGCTGCCAAAGCCGCTATCACCAAAACTCAGAATCAGCATCAGGGACCTCCGCTATAA
- a CDS encoding MarR family winged helix-turn-helix transcriptional regulator, with protein MDYRQTAETLFHLIPLLEKNFVRPVMQQSRLPLSPAQIRVLVRLSDKKGTTMTSLAKELVMSKQQMTPIVDKLVAENLVKREPDMEDRRIIHIVLTAAGYEMREKCKVETLAILQEKLSGLNDEDLTALHIALTDLYAVIHKIP; from the coding sequence TTGGATTACCGTCAAACTGCGGAAACCTTATTTCATTTGATCCCCCTGCTTGAAAAAAATTTCGTCCGGCCGGTCATGCAGCAGAGCAGGCTCCCGCTCAGCCCGGCACAGATACGGGTGCTGGTAAGATTGAGTGATAAAAAGGGCACCACCATGACCTCCCTGGCCAAAGAGCTGGTTATGTCCAAACAACAAATGACCCCGATTGTTGACAAACTGGTGGCGGAAAACCTGGTGAAACGTGAACCGGACATGGAAGATCGCCGGATCATTCACATCGTACTTACCGCCGCTGGATACGAAATGCGGGAAAAATGCAAAGTGGAAACACTTGCCATCCTGCAGGAAAAGTTATCCGGCCTGAACGATGAGGACTTGACCGCCCTGCATATCGCCCTTACTGATTTATATGCCGTCATTCATAAAATACCATAA
- a CDS encoding thioredoxin family protein yields the protein MLNIKILGSQCAVSDYYQEVVEKTAQELGLAYRIEKIEAEDILQREYNVYVGCLIGYCPGCNHAPRDSVSDRYTPALVLNGKLVLHSRFPDESEFRKLLAEFS from the coding sequence ATGCTGAATATTAAAATTCTCGGTTCTCAGTGCGCCGTCAGCGACTATTATCAGGAAGTCGTGGAAAAAACAGCGCAGGAGCTTGGCCTTGCCTATAGGATTGAAAAAATAGAAGCCGAGGATATCCTCCAGCGGGAATATAATGTCTATGTTGGCTGTCTCATCGGCTATTGCCCCGGCTGCAACCACGCGCCCCGCGACAGCGTCAGCGACCGGTACACACCGGCTCTGGTGCTCAACGGAAAGCTGGTACTGCATAGCCGGTTTCCCGACGAAAGCGAGTTTCGCAAGCTGCTCGCCGAGTTTTCCTAG
- the rarD gene encoding EamA family transporter RarD, with translation MNQTFSGLASAVGSYVLWGILPIYWRLLLDVPAYTILAHRIVWSFIFMMLVVVCVNRGGQFIAECREIFSDTKRWLALASGSVLISLNWLTYIWAVNHDRIIETSLGYYINPLVSIFLAIVVLKERLSFWQMISALLALAGVMFMAVHIGTVPWVALALALSFGLYGLCKKLAKVTAVAGLTLETCLVTPPALFYLFYFHQGGATTGLTGFSTTAVLLAGTGIITAIPLLLFANSANRLSLTVLSFVQYLSPTIALLIGVFLYHEQFTAVHAVTFASIWSALLLLSLGKTAWFKKVEAYAVSLKKAMES, from the coding sequence ATGAATCAAACATTTTCCGGCCTGGCGTCCGCCGTCGGCTCCTATGTACTGTGGGGAATTTTACCCATCTACTGGCGGCTGCTGCTGGACGTTCCGGCCTATACCATACTGGCTCACCGTATTGTCTGGTCTTTTATCTTTATGATGCTTGTGGTGGTTTGTGTTAACCGCGGCGGGCAGTTTATAGCGGAATGCAGGGAGATTTTCAGTGACACTAAGCGATGGCTGGCCCTTGCCTCCGGTTCTGTCCTGATCAGCCTGAATTGGCTGACCTATATTTGGGCGGTCAATCATGACCGGATTATTGAGACCAGTCTGGGTTATTACATCAATCCGCTGGTCAGTATTTTTCTGGCCATTGTTGTCTTGAAGGAGCGGTTGAGCTTCTGGCAGATGATCTCTGCTTTGCTGGCTTTGGCCGGGGTTATGTTCATGGCTGTTCATATCGGCACCGTTCCCTGGGTGGCCTTGGCGCTGGCACTTTCCTTCGGGTTGTATGGCCTGTGCAAAAAACTGGCCAAGGTTACGGCTGTTGCCGGGCTGACGCTGGAGACCTGCCTGGTGACGCCGCCGGCGCTTTTCTATTTATTCTATTTTCACCAAGGCGGTGCAACAACCGGTTTGACCGGCTTTTCCACCACGGCGGTCCTGCTGGCGGGTACTGGTATTATTACCGCTATTCCGCTGCTATTGTTTGCCAATAGCGCTAATCGCCTGTCACTTACGGTACTGAGCTTTGTCCAGTATTTGTCGCCGACCATTGCCTTGCTTATCGGAGTCTTTTTATATCACGAACAGTTTACCGCCGTGCATGCGGTAACGTTTGCCTCTATTTGGTCAGCGCTGCTGCTGCTTTCCCTGGGGAAAACGGCTTGGTTTAAAAAGGTGGAGGCTTATGCCGTTAGTCTGAAAAAGGCGATGGAATCCTAA